A window of Desulfobacterales bacterium contains these coding sequences:
- a CDS encoding ABC transporter substrate-binding protein, translated as MKGLRTRSLRRWVLLAGLVFATVLIGSTTVAAAKQAIVFADFGWDSAQVHNRIAGFIIEHGLGYEVRYTAGETIMLNTALIAAKGSEAPNVNMETWTENWQELYNEGLAKGRDPNTKEGFIQLGANFPNSVQGWYVPTYMVKGDPKRGIKATAPGLKSVFDMPKYWELFKDPEDPQKGRFYSCIPGWSCKIINDKKFKAYGVDKYYNIMEPGSGAALAASMEAAYKRGKPWIGYYWAPTWVLGKLDMTQLEEPPFDDATFKSTAKCAYPAVKCDIIVHKKLPEWAPDVAAFLKKYETTLDINNKFLAYMQDSKGKPADGAMWFLKTYESLWTQWVSAETAAKVKAAMK; from the coding sequence ATGAAAGGTTTGAGAACTCGAAGCTTACGCCGATGGGTCCTGCTGGCAGGACTTGTGTTTGCGACGGTGCTGATTGGCAGTACGACAGTGGCGGCAGCAAAACAGGCCATTGTTTTTGCCGATTTTGGATGGGACAGCGCCCAGGTCCATAATCGTATCGCGGGCTTTATAATTGAGCACGGATTGGGATATGAGGTTAGATATACCGCCGGTGAAACAATCATGCTCAACACAGCGCTGATTGCGGCAAAAGGCAGCGAAGCCCCTAATGTCAATATGGAGACCTGGACGGAAAACTGGCAGGAACTTTACAATGAGGGGCTGGCCAAGGGCAGGGACCCGAACACGAAAGAAGGCTTTATTCAATTAGGGGCTAACTTTCCCAACAGTGTTCAGGGTTGGTATGTGCCCACCTACATGGTCAAGGGAGATCCCAAACGGGGAATCAAGGCAACGGCTCCCGGCTTGAAATCGGTGTTTGACATGCCCAAATACTGGGAACTGTTCAAGGACCCGGAAGATCCCCAAAAGGGCCGCTTTTACAGCTGCATCCCCGGCTGGTCCTGTAAAATCATCAATGACAAAAAGTTCAAGGCCTACGGTGTCGACAAGTATTACAACATCATGGAACCCGGTTCCGGGGCCGCCCTGGCCGCCAGCATGGAGGCTGCCTACAAGCGCGGCAAACCCTGGATCGGCTATTATTGGGCCCCGACATGGGTCCTGGGAAAACTGGACATGACCCAACTGGAAGAGCCGCCCTTTGATGATGCGACCTTCAAATCCACTGCAAAATGCGCATACCCGGCGGTCAAATGCGATATTATTGTTCACAAGAAACTTCCAGAATGGGCACCGGATGTGGCGGCATTTTTAAAAAAATATGAAACGACGCTCGATATCAACAACAAATTTCTGGCATACATGCAAGATAGCAAGGGCAAACCCGCGGACGGTGCCATGTGGTTTCTAAAAACCTATGAGAGCCTGTGGACGCAATGGGTTTCTGCCGAGACGGCCGCAAAGGTAAAGGCCGCCATGAAATAG
- a CDS encoding glycine betaine/L-proline ABC transporter ATP-binding protein: MKKIVIQNLFKIFGSHPEKAMRLVEQGLSKQEIMEKTRHGVGLVDVSFDVSEGEILVVMGLSGSGKSTLVRCINRLIEPTAGKVTVDGQDVIGLSEKELREFRQKHFGMVFQNFALFPHRTVLRNVEYGLEIQKVESAKRKDSAMKALEQVGLKGWEDAFPDQLSGGMQQRVGLARALALDADIMLMDEAFSALDPLIRREMQDELIKLQDKMRKTIVFISHDLDEAIKIGDRIVLMKDGGIVQTGTAEQILTNPANEYVAKFVEDVDMSKIITAEKIIKKSEAIAYYGTDGPHSAMRKMKKAGISKIFVRKDRQLAGIVTATDAAEAIRRGDKTLDRILIRDIQRVSPDTPAIDLFPLLTDNIYPIAVVDETNNLQGVIIKGFLLAALAECTSGSAKQNGETA, encoded by the coding sequence ATGAAAAAAATCGTCATACAAAATCTATTCAAAATCTTCGGTTCCCATCCTGAAAAGGCAATGCGTCTGGTCGAGCAGGGGCTCAGCAAACAAGAAATCATGGAAAAAACCCGCCACGGAGTGGGTTTGGTCGATGTGTCTTTTGACGTCAGCGAAGGAGAGATCCTCGTTGTCATGGGGCTTTCGGGCAGCGGCAAATCAACGCTGGTGCGATGCATCAATCGGTTGATCGAACCCACCGCCGGCAAGGTCACTGTCGATGGGCAGGACGTTATCGGTCTGTCCGAAAAAGAGCTGCGCGAGTTTCGTCAGAAACACTTCGGTATGGTCTTTCAGAACTTTGCTCTTTTCCCTCATCGGACTGTGCTTCGCAACGTAGAATACGGCCTCGAAATCCAGAAAGTCGAATCAGCCAAAAGAAAAGATTCTGCCATGAAAGCCTTGGAACAGGTGGGGCTCAAGGGATGGGAAGACGCATTTCCGGACCAACTCAGCGGCGGCATGCAGCAACGTGTCGGACTCGCGCGGGCATTGGCCTTGGATGCCGACATCATGTTGATGGATGAAGCCTTTAGTGCTCTGGACCCACTGATCCGCCGAGAAATGCAGGACGAGCTCATCAAGCTGCAGGATAAAATGCGGAAGACAATCGTTTTTATCAGTCATGACTTAGACGAAGCCATAAAAATTGGCGACCGAATCGTACTGATGAAAGACGGGGGAATCGTGCAGACTGGAACCGCTGAGCAGATTTTGACCAATCCGGCCAACGAATATGTGGCCAAGTTTGTCGAAGACGTGGACATGAGCAAGATCATCACTGCCGAAAAAATCATAAAAAAATCCGAGGCCATTGCCTATTATGGGACAGACGGCCCTCATTCAGCCATGCGAAAAATGAAAAAAGCCGGCATATCCAAAATTTTTGTTCGTAAAGACCGCCAACTGGCCGGTATTGTTACCGCCACGGATGCTGCTGAAGCCATCCGGCGCGGCGATAAAACACTGGATCGCATTCTGATCCGGGATATTCAGCGGGTGTCTCCGGACACACCGGCCATTGACCTGTTTCCGCTTTTGACAGACAATATCTACCCCATTGCAGTCGTTGACGAAACCAATAACTTACAGGGCGTTATCATCAAAGGATTCCTGTTGGCGGCGCTGGCGGAATGCACATCGGGAAGCGCAAAGCAAAACGGCGAGACTGCTTGA
- a CDS encoding MarR family transcriptional regulator, translated as MTNNSQTTSVCDHVLIAIRRIIQSIDLHSKSLVKQFGLTGPQLIILKEISQSSEITASDLSRAISLSQATVTGIIDRLEKKGLISRRQSARDRRRTLIETTSSGDFLLETAPPLMQESFIQQFSEMQSWEQHMILSSLNRLVDMMGAKQILAAPMLTTGPIEPAQSSTHNSFTKSQR; from the coding sequence ATGACAAATAATTCCCAAACCACGTCTGTGTGCGATCATGTCTTGATCGCCATACGGCGTATTATCCAGTCAATCGACCTGCACTCCAAAAGTCTGGTCAAACAGTTTGGTCTTACCGGTCCCCAGTTGATCATTCTGAAAGAAATCTCACAATCCAGTGAAATAACGGCCAGCGATCTTTCACGGGCCATTAGCCTCAGCCAGGCGACGGTAACCGGTATTATAGATCGACTGGAAAAAAAGGGTTTGATCTCCAGAAGACAAAGTGCTCGCGACCGGCGCCGTACGCTGATCGAAACCACTTCGTCCGGAGATTTTCTGCTGGAAACCGCACCGCCGCTGATGCAAGAATCGTTTATCCAGCAGTTCAGTGAAATGCAAAGCTGGGAGCAGCATATGATTCTCAGCTCCTTGAATCGGCTGGTGGACATGATGGGTGCCAAACAAATTTTGGCGGCACCGATGCTGACGACAGGTCCCATCGAGCCGGCGCAGTCTTCAACCCATAATTCATTCACCAAATCGCAGCGTTGA
- a CDS encoding carbohydrate kinase, which translates to MVLVIGEILFDIFPEYRRLGGAPFNFAYHLKNLGMDTRFISRVGRDEPGQKIIDFIDKHGFNGDDIQVDPDHETGTVHVKLNPDGTPEFNIRPNAAYDYIQCDESVKKLLEHPPALIYFGTLMQRTGNGFQTIQQMLSQKKTATRTLYDINLRPGCYSEKIIAASLERTDILKLNHEELSFLSWMLREKTGTRNLIDRLFREFAIESIVLTAGENGSEWFTDKKHRRIKPTGPIDIVDTVGAGDAYAAIVALGYLQKWPVEKILSLANCFAAHICSIKGALPDGKDVYNRILKKRGDLDES; encoded by the coding sequence ATGGTACTCGTCATAGGAGAAATACTTTTTGATATCTTTCCGGAATACCGCCGTCTGGGCGGCGCTCCGTTTAATTTTGCTTATCATTTGAAAAATCTGGGAATGGATACGCGTTTTATTTCACGTGTCGGCCGGGATGAACCAGGCCAAAAAATTATAGATTTTATCGATAAACACGGATTCAATGGGGATGATATTCAAGTGGATCCCGATCATGAAACCGGCACTGTACATGTCAAGTTAAATCCAGACGGAACTCCTGAATTTAATATTCGGCCCAACGCGGCCTACGATTACATTCAATGTGACGAATCCGTCAAAAAGCTGCTGGAGCATCCGCCGGCGTTAATTTATTTCGGCACTCTGATGCAGCGGACTGGAAATGGGTTTCAAACAATTCAGCAGATGCTGTCTCAAAAAAAAACCGCCACCCGAACGTTATATGACATCAATTTAAGGCCGGGCTGCTATAGCGAGAAAATCATCGCTGCCTCTTTGGAAAGGACGGACATCCTCAAACTTAATCATGAGGAGCTATCGTTTTTAAGCTGGATGCTGAGAGAAAAAACAGGCACCCGGAACCTCATCGACAGGCTGTTTCGGGAGTTTGCAATAGAATCCATCGTGTTGACGGCCGGCGAGAACGGCAGTGAATGGTTTACGGATAAGAAACATCGCCGCATTAAACCAACCGGACCCATAGATATTGTCGATACGGTTGGCGCAGGCGATGCCTATGCCGCCATCGTTGCCCTGGGTTATCTGCAGAAATGGCCGGTTGAAAAAATCTTGTCACTGGCCAATTGTTTTGCCGCCCATATTTGCTCAATCAAAGGGGCACTCCCTGACGGCAAAGATGTCTACAATCGTATTTTAAAAAAGAGAGGCGATTTGGATGAAAGCTGA
- a CDS encoding glycosyltransferase, translated as MKAEGIYIQMFSIHGLVRSENMELGRDADTGGQVKYVIELGNVLSQAKGIRRVDLFTRLISDKAVSDDYAKPIESVNEKFRIVRIQCGGRKYIRKELLWPHLEEFIDKTIKFIKREGDISHVVHGHYADGGYVAMQLSRIFGIPFVFTGHSLGRIKKQKLMNEGLGEEEVKKNIASITVFKWKRKS; from the coding sequence ATGAAAGCTGAAGGAATTTATATCCAAATGTTTAGCATCCACGGCTTGGTGCGTTCTGAAAACATGGAACTTGGCCGGGATGCCGACACCGGCGGGCAGGTGAAATACGTAATCGAGCTCGGCAATGTTCTCAGCCAGGCGAAAGGAATCCGGCGTGTTGATCTTTTTACCCGTCTGATATCTGATAAAGCCGTATCCGACGATTATGCCAAACCGATCGAATCCGTGAATGAAAAATTTCGAATCGTCCGTATCCAGTGCGGCGGACGTAAATACATCCGCAAAGAGCTGCTGTGGCCCCACCTGGAAGAATTTATCGATAAAACCATTAAATTTATCAAGCGTGAAGGTGACATCTCCCATGTGGTGCATGGTCACTATGCCGACGGCGGATATGTAGCCATGCAGCTATCGCGTATATTCGGCATTCCTTTTGTTTTTACCGGCCATTCGCTGGGAAGAATCAAGAAGCAAAAGCTGATGAACGAAGGGCTCGGTGAAGAAGAAGTCAAAAAAAATATCGCATCGATCACCGTATTCAAGTGGAAGAGGAAATCCTAA